A single window of Pseudoduganella plicata DNA harbors:
- a CDS encoding ABC transporter ATP-binding protein produces MLELRRLSKSYASGQPVLSELSYTFRAGEFVAIMGDSGVGKSTLLNLIAGLDHPDPAAEAPILVDGIAMAALDDAAATRLRRERMGFIFQAFHVLPHLTLLQNVALPLLLNGLPQDRAATMLAAVGLAGRDHAYPHQLSGGEMQRVAIARALVHRPALVLADEPTGNLDPDTAAAVLQLLRTEIRASGACTIMVTHSQAAAAMADRTLILTRAGLQEADTVKTLRQ; encoded by the coding sequence ATGCTCGAACTGCGCCGCCTCAGTAAATCCTATGCCAGCGGCCAGCCCGTGCTGAGCGAACTGTCCTACACCTTCCGGGCCGGCGAATTCGTCGCCATCATGGGCGATTCGGGCGTCGGCAAGTCCACGTTGCTGAACCTGATCGCGGGGCTCGATCATCCCGACCCTGCCGCCGAGGCCCCCATCCTGGTGGACGGCATTGCCATGGCGGCACTGGACGACGCCGCCGCGACCAGGCTGCGGCGCGAACGGATGGGTTTTATCTTCCAGGCCTTCCACGTGCTGCCGCACCTGACCCTGCTGCAGAATGTGGCGTTGCCGCTACTGTTGAACGGCCTGCCGCAGGACCGCGCGGCAACCATGCTGGCCGCGGTCGGGCTGGCGGGACGCGATCACGCTTATCCTCATCAACTTTCCGGCGGTGAAATGCAGCGCGTGGCCATTGCGCGCGCACTGGTCCACCGCCCCGCTCTCGTCCTGGCGGACGAACCCACCGGGAATCTCGACCCCGATACCGCCGCGGCAGTGTTACAGTTATTACGCACGGAAATCCGGGCCAGCGGTGCGTGCACCATTATGGTGACCCATTCCCAGGCCGCGGCCGCAATGGCCGACCGCACACTCATCCTTACACGCGCCGGATTACAGGAAGCGGACACCGTCAAGACCCTTCGTCAATAA
- the phnE gene encoding phosphonate ABC transporter, permease protein PhnE produces the protein MTMPAPPRRRWSGLLFALALLALVVASFASLPLHLAALFTLDAAASVQEFLAGFAPPELKSGFLVKTALATAETLSMSALGTLLAVLAGLILAIPAAGRFGRVPRATVRALLNVLRSIPELVWASVLLIAAGLGPFPGTLALAAHTAGVLGRLFADALENAPALPEQSLRTNGVRPLAAFFYATLPQTLPQMLSYSLYRWENNIRAAAVLGVVGAGGLGQMLKYHLSLFQMPKAATVILAMLLLVALVDAASFGLRRALTR, from the coding sequence ATGACAATGCCCGCGCCGCCACGGCGCCGCTGGTCCGGACTCCTGTTTGCGCTGGCGCTGCTGGCCCTTGTCGTCGCCAGTTTCGCCAGCCTGCCGCTGCACCTGGCCGCGCTGTTTACACTGGATGCCGCCGCCAGCGTGCAGGAATTCCTGGCCGGTTTCGCGCCGCCGGAACTGAAGAGCGGCTTCCTCGTCAAGACGGCGCTGGCGACGGCCGAGACGCTGTCCATGTCCGCGCTCGGCACACTGCTGGCGGTACTGGCGGGGCTCATTCTCGCCATTCCCGCCGCGGGACGCTTCGGCCGCGTGCCCCGCGCGACCGTGCGCGCGCTGCTCAACGTGCTGCGCTCGATTCCCGAACTGGTCTGGGCGTCCGTGCTGCTGATCGCGGCTGGCCTTGGACCGTTCCCCGGCACACTGGCACTGGCCGCGCACACGGCGGGAGTGCTGGGCCGCCTGTTCGCGGACGCGCTGGAAAACGCTCCCGCATTGCCGGAACAGAGCCTGCGCACGAACGGTGTCAGGCCGCTGGCCGCGTTCTTCTACGCCACCCTGCCGCAAACGTTGCCGCAAATGCTGTCATACTCGCTCTACCGCTGGGAGAACAATATCCGCGCGGCCGCCGTGCTGGGCGTCGTCGGGGCCGGCGGGCTTGGGCAGATGCTGAAGTACCACCTGTCGCTGTTCCAGATGCCGAAGGCGGCCACCGTCATCCTGGCGATGCTGCTGCTCGTGGCCCTGGTGGACGCGGCCAGCTTCGGCCTGCGCCGCGCGCTGACCCGCTGA
- a CDS encoding PhnE/PtxC family ABC transporter permease, with protein MQSIPAVPYAERHPDPAWRARVTLTLLGFIVLWPMAVFSEFKPFTLFDRESLAATGQFLAAFVPPAHDAEFLAMLLRETWQTIAIATAGLTLALLGAIPATLIVTERLSISRLGVGRMTPLRAGVRQLVRWLLVLLRSVPELVWALLFVRIIGLGPTAGVLAIALTYAGMLGKVYAEILESSERHASDTLLANGSSRLAALLYGALPESASELVSYTVYRWECAIRGSVVMGFVGAGGLGQRMDESMKMLAGGEVASMLLVFVLLVAAADVVSKQLRRRLG; from the coding sequence ATGCAAAGCATTCCCGCCGTACCGTATGCCGAACGTCACCCCGACCCCGCCTGGCGCGCACGGGTAACGCTGACGCTCCTGGGTTTCATCGTGCTGTGGCCCATGGCCGTGTTCAGCGAATTCAAGCCTTTCACGCTGTTCGACCGCGAGAGCCTGGCCGCGACAGGCCAGTTCCTGGCCGCGTTCGTGCCGCCGGCGCACGATGCCGAGTTCCTGGCGATGCTGCTGCGCGAGACGTGGCAGACGATTGCCATCGCCACGGCCGGGCTGACGCTGGCGCTGCTGGGCGCCATCCCTGCCACGCTGATCGTCACCGAACGGCTGTCCATCTCGCGCCTGGGCGTGGGGCGCATGACGCCGCTGCGCGCGGGCGTGCGCCAGCTGGTGCGCTGGCTGCTGGTGTTGCTGCGCAGCGTGCCCGAACTGGTGTGGGCGCTGCTGTTCGTCCGGATCATCGGCCTGGGGCCGACGGCGGGCGTACTGGCCATCGCGCTGACGTATGCCGGCATGCTGGGCAAGGTGTATGCCGAGATCCTGGAGTCGTCGGAGCGCCATGCGAGCGACACGCTGCTGGCCAACGGCAGCTCGCGCCTGGCCGCGCTGCTTTACGGCGCGCTGCCCGAATCGGCGTCGGAACTGGTGTCGTATACCGTCTACCGTTGGGAATGCGCGATCCGCGGCTCGGTCGTGATGGGCTTTGTCGGCGCCGGCGGTCTCGGTCAGCGCATGGACGAGTCGATGAAGATGCTGGCCGGTGGCGAAGTCGCGTCGATGCTGCTGGTCTTCGTGCTGCTGGTGGCAGCTGCGGACGTCGTCTCGAAACAGCTGCGCCGGAGGCTGGGATGA
- the egtD gene encoding L-histidine N(alpha)-methyltransferase: MSTTRTAALHALRFPSATARIAHGDAATVAGIAAGLLAPAAATSPKYLYDSLGSRLFEAICELPEYYPTRTEAGIFARHGADIARRVGTGSTLIDLGAGNCAKAASLFPLLEPMQYVPIDISREFLNEAVSRLQQRFPRIAMTALALDLSGPFMLPDTVAPRRRVFFYPGSSIGNFAPHEAIRFLRRVRDNASADGGLLIGVDLIKDAAVLDAAYDDAIGVTAAFNLNMLRHLNHLIGADFDVRQWQHVAFFNEGESRVEMHLEARTALTVRWAGGERRFARGERIHTEDSYKYTREGFADLLAQAGFEADGTWTDGAGWFAVMHARAAIG; encoded by the coding sequence ATGTCCACGACCCGCACCGCGGCGCTGCACGCGCTACGCTTCCCTTCTGCCACTGCGCGTATCGCGCACGGCGACGCGGCCACCGTCGCCGGGATCGCGGCCGGCCTGCTGGCACCCGCGGCTGCCACGTCGCCCAAGTACCTGTACGACAGCCTCGGCTCCCGGCTGTTTGAAGCCATCTGCGAGCTGCCCGAGTATTATCCGACGCGCACGGAAGCGGGCATCTTCGCCCGGCATGGGGCCGACATTGCGCGCCGGGTGGGCACGGGCAGCACGCTGATCGACCTGGGCGCGGGCAACTGCGCCAAGGCCGCCAGCCTGTTTCCGCTGCTGGAACCGATGCAGTACGTGCCGATCGATATCTCGCGCGAATTCCTGAACGAAGCCGTCAGCCGCCTGCAGCAGCGCTTTCCGCGGATCGCCATGACCGCGCTGGCGCTGGACCTGTCCGGTCCCTTCATGCTGCCCGATACCGTCGCACCACGGCGCCGCGTATTCTTCTACCCGGGGTCGTCGATCGGCAACTTCGCGCCGCACGAGGCGATCCGCTTCCTGCGCCGGGTGCGCGACAACGCATCCGCCGACGGCGGCCTGCTGATCGGCGTGGACCTGATCAAGGACGCCGCCGTGCTGGACGCGGCCTATGACGACGCCATTGGCGTCACCGCCGCGTTCAACCTGAACATGCTGCGCCACCTGAACCACCTGATCGGCGCCGATTTCGACGTGCGCCAGTGGCAGCACGTGGCCTTCTTCAACGAGGGCGAGAGCCGCGTCGAGATGCACCTGGAGGCCCGCACCGCGCTGACGGTACGCTGGGCCGGCGGCGAGCGCCGCTTCGCCCGCGGCGAACGGATTCACACGGAAGACAGCTATAAGTACACGCGTGAAGGTTTCGCCGACCTGCTGGCACAGGCCGGATTCGAAGCCGATGGCACCTGGACGGACGGGGCCGGCTGGTTCGCCGTCATGCACGCGCGCGCCGCTATCGGTTAA
- the egtB gene encoding ergothioneine biosynthesis protein EgtB produces the protein MLMNDPGLWVARYQAVRDRTLALAAPLSAEDCGAQSMPDASPVKWHLAHTTWFFETFILEPMEPGFAPFHPAFRVLFNSYYNGVGDKHPRPQRGLLTRPSLDEVRLYRANVDARVATLIGSVRENAVRERLAALLTLGLQHEQQHQELILTDVKHLLAQSALWPAYLAQPLPAAAPAPALEWIACEGGIVIIGHEGDGFCFDNELPRHRQFVEPFALASRLVTNGEYLAFVEAGGYEQAALWLAEGWDWVCAQSLRRPVYWQQDEDGSWFEFTLGGLQPLDLQRPVTHVSLFEADAYAHWAGGRLPTEAEWEHAARLHGTAPGTPPRLPHPGEVSGEEGTLRQLFGHCWQWTSSSYGPYPGYRTATGAIGEYNGKFMVNQYVLRGSSCATPGGHTRASYRNFFPAGARWQFTGIRLAR, from the coding sequence ATGCTGATGAACGATCCGGGCCTGTGGGTGGCCCGTTACCAGGCCGTGCGTGACCGCACGCTGGCACTGGCCGCGCCCCTGTCCGCCGAGGACTGCGGCGCCCAGTCGATGCCGGACGCCAGTCCCGTCAAATGGCATCTGGCGCACACCACCTGGTTCTTCGAGACGTTCATCCTGGAGCCGATGGAGCCCGGTTTTGCTCCCTTTCACCCGGCATTCCGGGTGCTGTTCAATTCCTATTACAACGGCGTCGGCGACAAGCACCCGCGCCCGCAACGCGGCTTGCTGACACGGCCCTCGCTGGACGAGGTGCGCCTCTACCGCGCCAACGTCGATGCCCGCGTCGCCACGCTGATCGGCAGCGTGCGCGAGAACGCCGTGCGCGAGCGGCTGGCGGCCCTTCTCACGCTCGGCCTGCAGCACGAACAGCAGCACCAGGAACTGATCCTGACGGATGTGAAGCATCTGCTGGCGCAAAGCGCGCTGTGGCCGGCCTATCTGGCGCAGCCGCTGCCCGCCGCGGCGCCCGCGCCGGCGCTCGAGTGGATCGCCTGCGAAGGCGGCATCGTCATCATCGGCCACGAAGGCGACGGCTTCTGCTTCGACAACGAGCTGCCGCGGCACCGCCAGTTCGTGGAACCGTTCGCGCTGGCGTCGCGGCTCGTCACGAACGGCGAGTATCTGGCGTTCGTCGAGGCGGGTGGATATGAACAGGCGGCACTCTGGCTGGCCGAGGGCTGGGACTGGGTGTGTGCGCAGTCGCTGCGCCGGCCCGTGTACTGGCAGCAGGATGAAGACGGCAGCTGGTTTGAATTCACGCTGGGCGGCCTGCAGCCGCTGGACCTGCAGCGGCCCGTGACGCACGTCTCGCTGTTCGAGGCGGACGCGTATGCGCACTGGGCCGGCGGGCGCTTGCCAACGGAAGCGGAGTGGGAGCATGCGGCGCGCTTGCACGGGACTGCGCCGGGGACGCCGCCGCGCCTGCCGCATCCAGGCGAGGTTTCAGGTGAGGAGGGCACGCTGCGCCAACTGTTCGGCCACTGCTGGCAGTGGACCAGCAGCAGCTACGGGCCGTATCCCGGCTACCGCACGGCAACCGGCGCCATCGGCGAATACAACGGCAAGTTCATGGTCAACCAGTACGTGCTGCGCGGCTCGTCGTGCGCCACGCCGGGCGGCCACACGCGCGCCAGTTATCGCAATTTTTTCCCGGCGGGTGCGCGCTGGCAGTTCACGGGGATCCGCCTGGCGCGCTGA